A DNA window from Nymphalis io chromosome 28, ilAglIoxx1.1, whole genome shotgun sequence contains the following coding sequences:
- the LOC126778993 gene encoding DAZ-associated protein 2-like isoform X1: MADKKVTPPLGAYPQPQPPQGPFLPAPPQQHPQYGVAGGSPYGVAFGGAGAGAGGVYAPPPYDQLQHHQAIPALSQQLPMYSPAAAMYAAAAGYPGYIGYPVQYYPYYPTAVQPSIQPLRPTIMIPNGFEAGGRFEGLAQTLLPPAPPGVPPSPAHLAAIQPHQVLWR, encoded by the exons atggCAGACAAGAAAG TTACTCCTCCCCTCGGAGCCTACCCCCAACCTCAGCCTCCGCAAGGACCCTTCCTACCCGCGCCGCCGCAGCAGCATCCGCAATATGGTG TGGCAGGCGGGTCGCCGTATGGAGTCGCAttcggcggcgcgggcgcgggtgCGGGCGGGGTGTATGCGCCGCCGCCGTACGACCAGCTGCAGCACCACCAGGCCATCCCTGCTCTCAGCCAGCAGCTACCT ATGTATAGCCCCGCAGCAGCAATGTACGCAGCAGCTGCTGGCTACCCGGGATATATCGGCTACCCTGTGCAGTACTACCCGTACTATCCGACAGCCGTTCAGCCTTCTATACAACCTCTGCGCCCCACTATCATGATCCCG AACGGTTTCGAAGCGGGGGGTAGGTTCGAGGGTCTCGCTCAGACGCTTCTGCCGCCCGCGCCCCCCGGCGTGCCTCCCTCCCCCGCGCACCTCGCCGCCATACAGCCGCACCAAGTTCT GTGGCGTTAA
- the LOC126778993 gene encoding DAZ-associated protein 2-like isoform X2 encodes MADKKVTPPLGAYPQPQPPQGPFLPAPPQQHPQYGGGSPYGVAFGGAGAGAGGVYAPPPYDQLQHHQAIPALSQQLPMYSPAAAMYAAAAGYPGYIGYPVQYYPYYPTAVQPSIQPLRPTIMIPNGFEAGGRFEGLAQTLLPPAPPGVPPSPAHLAAIQPHQVLWR; translated from the exons atggCAGACAAGAAAG TTACTCCTCCCCTCGGAGCCTACCCCCAACCTCAGCCTCCGCAAGGACCCTTCCTACCCGCGCCGCCGCAGCAGCATCCGCAATATGGTG GCGGGTCGCCGTATGGAGTCGCAttcggcggcgcgggcgcgggtgCGGGCGGGGTGTATGCGCCGCCGCCGTACGACCAGCTGCAGCACCACCAGGCCATCCCTGCTCTCAGCCAGCAGCTACCT ATGTATAGCCCCGCAGCAGCAATGTACGCAGCAGCTGCTGGCTACCCGGGATATATCGGCTACCCTGTGCAGTACTACCCGTACTATCCGACAGCCGTTCAGCCTTCTATACAACCTCTGCGCCCCACTATCATGATCCCG AACGGTTTCGAAGCGGGGGGTAGGTTCGAGGGTCTCGCTCAGACGCTTCTGCCGCCCGCGCCCCCCGGCGTGCCTCCCTCCCCCGCGCACCTCGCCGCCATACAGCCGCACCAAGTTCT GTGGCGTTAA